A region of Schistocerca nitens isolate TAMUIC-IGC-003100 unplaced genomic scaffold, iqSchNite1.1 HiC_scaffold_411, whole genome shotgun sequence DNA encodes the following proteins:
- the LOC126231817 gene encoding uncharacterized protein LOC126231817 produces the protein MHVRQHRYPYTRPPIAHSRSVFNIINGAPAARRGRSHDAAATFAPTHSRTAKQLADPPTQHSRQTKTTAAAATKQNKHLAPSVRQKTNGQAHRPLLTTTTQRHAAPFPPLSIHSARDPVVDDDTRRARFPQPTPFRHYARLHPTPVATALLHALSPPPPPPPPPPPPPPLSPFPYTTTQPKTHSRPKHNNMARASAHTPNQSPSTQPHARHGKTGVLPRCHQSSTNNHTGGTTNNCRPAGNHQTHIPARHHTPLGSRFAKT, from the coding sequence atgcacgtacgacaacaccgctacccgtacacaaggcctcccattgcacacagccgctctgtgttcaacatcatcaatggcgcgcccgcggctcgtcgcggtcgcagccatgacgccgccgccacttttgcaccaacacattcacgcaccgcaaaacagctcgccgacccaccgacacagcacagccgacaaacaaaaacaaccgcggcggcggcaacaaaacaaaacaaacacctcgcaccaagcgtccgacagaaaacaaacggacaggcacacaggcctctgctaacgaccacgacacagcggcacgctgcccctttcccgccactctcgattcacagcgcacgcgaccccgtcgtcgacgacgacacgcgacgggctcgcttcccgcaacctacacctttccgccactacgcacggctccacccgacgcccgtcgcaacggcactactgcacgcactatcacccccgccgccgccgccgccgccgccgccgccgcctcctcctctctcccccttcccgtacacaacaacacagccaaaaacacactcacgacccaaacataacaacatggcacgtgcatcggcgcacacccccaaccagtcaccgtcgacacaaccacacgcaaggcacggaaaaaccggcgtccttccacgttgccatcaaagcagcacaaacaaccacacaggaggaaccaccaacaactgccggccggccggcaaccaccaaacgcacattcccgctcgccaccacacacctctcggcagccgtttcgcaaagacatga